Within the Deltaproteobacteria bacterium genome, the region CATTTTATTGGGGTTCATGTATTCATATTTAATCGGTACTTGATTTAAAACTTCAACAGTGACCAGAGGTTCGCGGCTGCAAAGTCCCATACAACCGGATGTAGTAACGATAACATCATTTGCGCCAGCGGTTTCAATTTCCTGAAGCAGTGTATCCATTACTTCTTTGGCACCGGAGGCAATACCGCAAGTTCCCATATGAACGGTGACTTTGACGCGACGGTCGCCATCACGCAGAGACATCTCTTTGTGTACTTTTTCCTTAATTTTTTTTAAATCATCAATAGTTAGTTTCGCCATCGGCGTTTCCTCCATTTTTATCAGCCAGAAATATTATATTAATCGTATTGACTTAAAACTTCTTTAACTTTGCCGGGTTTAAGCCGACCATGGACATCATCATCCACCACCACAACAGGACCTAATCCACAGGCGCCCAGACAACGGACGCTCTCCAGTGTAAACATACGGTCAGCAGTGGTTTCACCTTGTTTGATACCGAATTGTTTTTCCAGAGCGTCGGTTAACGCCTTGCCGCCACGGACGTAGCAGGCAGTGCCCAGGCAGACGCGAACAGTGTGCTTACCTCGCGGGGTCATGGTGAAAAATGAGTAAAAGGTCACAACGCCATAAACGCGGCTAAGTGGCAGATTCAACCCGGACGCAATTCTCTTCTGCACGGATAGGGGAATAAATTCCAAAGCAACTTGTGCCTCTTCCAATACCGGGATTAATCCGCCCGGCTTACCCTTAAATTTCTCAATAATGCCGTCTAACTTTGTTACCTGTTCAGGTGTGAACTCCTTCAACAACTCTGTGTCTTCCGATTTCATTCAATTCCTCCTCGATCTTTGGGGCAAGTTAAGCCTCAGGCTTGATTTCGCTTAAACCTTCTTCTAAAACTTCCCGGATATACGTTAATATTTCAGGATGATTAATGGGTACATCCTCGATTTCTTTACGTATTACTCTAGTATCCAATTCAAACCGCTGGTTGTTATGCCTGTATTTGTAAAAAAAATCAACATCTAAATTACCGGCAATGAGAATAATTAACGTACTGATGAGATTCCCCATAGGTTGCCTGTCCACGTGACTGAGGCAGAAGGTTGATTTAACAGCAGTTCCTTTGCCTTTCTGAGATTCAATTTGCAGACTTCCGCCGGATCTTTGGGCGGCATCGGCAAGAAGCGGGATGCCCAGACCAACGCTCCGGACAGTTTTTGTTGTATAAAATGGATCTAAAACCTTTTTTATCTCTTCTTGATTCATCCCGTGACCATCATCAATAATTTCTATGGAAAGAGAATCGTTTGCCGTATCTTCATTAATAGCGATTTCAATTAGTTTGGCGCCTGCCCGAACGGAGTTTTCGGCAATATCCAGAATATGCGCGGCCAGTTCTAACACGGCTGCTCCATAACGTAACGGCCATTTTGTTTTTTTAAAGCCATTTTTAATTCGGTAAATGTCGGTTCCCCAAGAATCATGCGCGTAAAGCCCTGTCCAATATCTTTTATGAAATGAGAGTCGGAGGAAACAATAAATGAGAATTTACTGAGTTCCGAATATTTAATTCTGGCTTGCTCAAAACCCGTGCGAGGCGTTATTTCGAGAGCGTCAAAATCCGCATGATCATCAATAAATCCAAGCTGACTCAGGACACTAAAGCTTTCCCGGTCTATGTGCGCGGCAATAGCCAGTCCCTCAAATTCATGAATACGGCCAATCAGTGTATCTAGTGATAAATCAGTCGCGCCGATCAGGAATTGATTATTGATCCCTTCCACCTCGCCAATTTCATTGACGATAGCCTGGACGCCGAAAAGGTTTTCATCATTAACTCCGGCAAGATGCTGATCAATTATGTTTTGCATTAGAGTTAGCTTGGACATGGAATCAAATATCGCCAAAAGGTGCACTTCTTCACTTGTTGTGATTTCCATGCCGGGCAGTATCTTCAACTTGCTCGCTTTGGCGGCTTTGAGTACGTAGGGAACGTTTGCTGAAGAATTATGATCGCAGATGGCAATCATATCGAGCTTGGTTTCGATAGCTTGCTGCACTAAAGCCATCGGGTGCATATCAAGCTCGGCGCAGGGTGAGAGGCAGGTGTGGACATGCAGATCGCAGTTGAAAACTTTCAGCATTGTTTTTTCCGGAAAGTGGCTGAAGGGGATTAATCTTTTTTCCCTAATAGATTATAAATTTTGCCGGTTAGCTCAAAGGCAGGCAAGTCCGAAACCATTAACGGTATTTTTTCCTGACTGGCTTTTTCCAAAGTTTCCTTTGTTGGTTGGCAGGAATTAATCAGAATAATGCCCGCGTGATCTTTCAGGCTTGCCACGGCGACAATATTCTGGTGCACCTGCCTTGTTATCCATATATAACCTTCACGGGAATTTGCGATAACATCGCTTAAAAGATCTCCCGTGTAACCTCCGGTGACATTATTTTTAAGATTCTCCGGCGCGCATCTCACATCCAAGCTCAATTCTTTGACTATTGTTTCTAAATTCATTTTAAAATTTCCACCTTCGATATCAAAACAATTGCAATATAAATAATTTTCAGCTACGGGCACTGTCTTTTTCAACTTTTTCCAGGCAACCTACGATCCCTTTAGCGTAAAGACGGCCGGCTGTTTCAAATAAAATAAATTTTGTTGTCAGTAGAGGAATTTTAAGTTCCTTGGCCAGATTAATAGTTTCAGCTGAAGGCTTTTTGCCTCTAACCAGAATGATTGCGGCAATATCGAGAATATTGGCGGTTCGGATTACCTGGCTATTGGTTAAGCCCGTCAGCAAAAGACTCCCCGTCTTGGCAAAGGCTAAAACATCGCTCATCAAATCAGCCCCAAACGCGGTCTTTATTTCCAAATCCAGATGCTCTGCACCAACAATTACATCAGCATTAAGAATTTCTTTTATTTCACTTAATTTCAATTAAATCTCCTTGTAATACCCACAAAGCAGACATTTCTTTGATATGAAAATACCCCCCATCCCCCCTTTACCAAAGGGGGGTTAAGGGGGGATTTTCATGTTTCGCTGTGCCCGTGCCGAGCGTGGGGGTTAATTGGGGTTTTTTTAACATGGTTTTGGTTTCCAAGTCAAGCCTCCTTGTTCTGCATTACATGCGGCAGCTTCCCGGCCAATGCAAAAATCTCCTGCGCGAGGCTCTGCACCCGCTGCCGGTGATCGAACAGACAGTCCATCCTAATCACCAGGCCGTTCACCACATCCTCGGCGAACGCCCGGCACGTCGGACAACCGCAAGATCCGCAGTCAATCCCCGGCAAATCCGACGTCAGGCTCTCGATCTCCTTCAATTTCCGCATCGCCTCGCGCATATCCGGGCTCAACGACGTAATCGGCCGCGACAGAATCTTCGCACCAAGGAGGTAATCTTCCTTTGGAATTTCAGACTGCACTTTCTTGAAAAACTCGATATTCTTACTTCCGATTTCCTTCGATACGAGGTCCAGCTTCAGCTTGGCCACAAACGGGTTCTCCACCATCAGCACCCCCCCCACGCAGCCGCCTACACATGCCCGGGCCTCCATGAAATGGATGTTCCTGAACCCGCCCTCCTCGATCTTCTCCAGCATCTTCGAAACGTGGTGTATCCCATCAACGGAGAGCCGGTTCGGAATATCTATCGCTTCGATCTCCCCATCGCGGCGCCCCCAACCTATCCCGATGTTTGACGCCCGCTGTATATCTGACTTTTCCACGATCCTCTCGAAATTCAATTTGACGAAATTCACCATGTCGCGGATCGCAATAACTCCCGTCACATTTGAACGGTCCATCCCGATCGGCTGCTTGATTACCGTAGCGTTGGCCGGGCAGGGCGTAATAAAGAAAACCCCGATCTCCGACGGATTGACGCCCGTCTTTTCGGCGGCCTTTCGCCTCACATAGCGCGCCGTAATCTCCATCGGTGACTGCATCGGCATGATATTTCCGACCAGTCCGGGATACTTGACCTGGATAAGCCGTACCACCGCCGGACACGCCGACGAAATTACCGGCCTCGGCAGCAGTGCGCCGAGAGAATTCAGATACTCCGTAATCGCAGCCGAAACCAGATCAGCGCCCAGTCCGACCTCCATAATCTCGTCGAAGCCCATGAACAGGAATCCCGACAGAACCTTCTCAATCTTGTATCTGCGCGAAAACTGGCTGACGAACGAGGGTGCGGGAATGGCAATCTTGTATTTGTATTTCTGGATTTCGCTGAGCTGTTCGGTCACCGCAATCATCGCGCCGTTGGGGCAGGTTCGGATGCACTCCCCGCAGTCTATGCAGCGTTCGCCTATGATAATCGCCTTGCCGTTGCGGACCCTGATCGCTTCAGTCGGACACGTTCGGATGCAATGCGTACAGCCTTTGCATTTATCATCAATAAGCCTCACAGAGTGAAAATCGCTCATACAGGACACCCACGCCTTCAGGTCAGGTATTCAGAAAAATTTTGAACTTGGTCTCGGTCCCCTTGCCAACCGTTGAATTGATCACCATCCAATCCGCCACTCGCTGAATGTTGGGCAGTCCCATCCCCGCGCCGAAGCCCATCTCGCGGATCGCCGGCGTCGCGGTCGAAAAACCCTCCAGCATCGCCTTAGCGATATCCGGGATACCGGGCCCCTTGTCAGACGCCGTAATGCTTATCTCCAGCGGATCGATTTCCAGAAGCAGCTTGCCCTCGTCAGCGTATGACGTTATATTCATCTCGGCCTCGTAACTCGCGATCGATACTCTCCTGATCACCTCGTACGCGATACCAAGCTTCTTGAGAATATTCTTTATTTTGCCGGCCGCCTCTCCGGCGCTGCTGAAATTCCCCCCGGTAACCGGAAATTCCCAGTGCATAGTCCCCATGCCGTATCACATGTCTCCTTTCGGTGGCTGGGAGTATAGGGGGGCTGTTTTTGCTTGTCAAGGGATATTTGGCATCTGTTTTACATCGAAAAGCAGGGAACACTCCTTAACCACTTTACAGCAGAAGTCATTGAAGTTATTCATAAAACTAATTTTAATGACTATATTGAATAAAACGTTCTTTATGTTTGACAAAATGGCGGGATGCAATTATAAGCAACACACGTAGAATAGGATGAGCGTATGTTTTAATATATTCAACTGGAGATGGATAATGGAAACGAAGATCTTAGTTACAATTGACGGGAAAGAAGTCGAAGCAAAGCCCGGTCAAACAATTCTCGAATGTGCTAAAGCCAATGGCATTTTTATCCCCACCCTTTGCCATTACTCCAAAACAACCAATGTAGGAGCTTGCCGGGTGTGTCTGGTAGAAGTGGAAAAAGCCAGAAGCCTCGTAGCATCTTGTTGCATGCCGTTAAGCCCGGATATGGTTATCCGCACCGATACCAAACAAGTTCGCGATGCTCAGAAGATGGTCATCGAGTTGCTCTGGTCATCAGGTGATCATAACTGTCTTACCTGCGAGCAAAACGGTCAATGTGAATTACAAGACTTGGTTTATTGGTTAAAAATTGAAAAACCCCGCTTTGATATCGAACCTCCCGGTTATTCATTGGACAAAAGCAATACGATGATTCAGCGCGATCTCAACAAATGTATCCTCTGCGGACGCTGTGTCCGCGCCTGCAACGAAATTCAAGTCAATGAGGTGCTCGATTTTTCCAATCGTGGTTCGTATGCCAAAGTAGGCCCGGCATTTGATGCAGATTATATAAATTCTACCTGCGTTTTCTGCGGCGAGTGCTTACAAGTATGCCCCACAGGAGCAATAACTTTTAAACAGGCAAAATTTGCCGGACGTCCCTGGGAACTTGCCAAAACACGCACAACCTGCACTTACTGCGGTGTCGGTTGTCAAATGGATGTCTTTACTAAAGACGATCAAATTGTCAAAATATCGGGAAATCGCGATTACGGAAAACCAAATGATGGCAGTCTTTGCGTGAAAGGCCGCTTCGGGATGGATTTCATCCAGCATCCTAACCGCCTGAAAAAACCCTTAATCCGGCGCAATAAAAATGAGGATTTAAAAGAAGCCACTTGGGATGAAGCATACACCTTCATTGCCGATAAACTTGCCTCGATTAAGAAGACAAACGGCGCCGATAGCATCGCAGGGCTTTCATCGGCGCGTTGCACCAATGAAGAAAATTACATTTTTCAAAAATTTATGCGGGCGGCAATTGGCACCAATAATGTCGATCACTGCGCCCGACTCTGACACTCTGTTACCGTGGCCGGTCTGGCCGCAGCATTCGGTAGTGGAGCAATGACAAATTCTATCGACGAATTAGAATTTACCGATTTAATTTTAGCAACAGGAACTAATACCACTGAAAACCATCCCGTTATCGGTATGAAAGTAAAACGGGCCGTGCGTCAGCAAGGGACAAAGTTAATAGTTATCGATCCCCGGGAAATTGATTTGGTCAAATACGCCGATATTTGGCTACGCCAGAAACCGGGAACTGACGTTGCGGTCCTCAATGGCCTGATGAATGTTATCATCGCGGAAGGCCTTTATGCCAAAGAATATGTGGCGGAACGTACCGAAGGATTTGAAGCTTTAAAGGCCACCGTGGAAAAATACACACCGAAATATGTGGAAAAAATTTCTGCCGTGCCTGCGGAGGATTTGAAAAAAGCGGCGCGACTATATGCCAAAGCCAACCGCGCCAGCATTATTTACGCTATGGGTCTAACCCAGCATATCAGTGGCACGGACAATGTTAAAACGATCGCTAATCTTTCCATGATTTGCGGCAATGTCGGCATAGAAGGCGGTGGGGTCAATCCTCTGCGTGGCCAAAATAACGTTCAGGGCGCCTGCGATATGGGCGGTCTTCCCAATGTTTTCCCCGCTTATCAGCCGGTGGCCAATGAAGAAGCGCGCAAAAAATTTGAAACAGCATGGAACGCGACTTTATCAGGCAAACCCGGTCTGACAATAATCGAGATGATGACTGCCGCCGGACGCGGCGATATTAAAGCCATCTATATTATGGGCGAAAACCCGCTTCTTTCCGATCCGGATCTGCACCATGTGAAAAAAGAACTCCAAAAACTTGACCTGCTTGTTGTGCAGGATATTTTCCTGACCGAAACGGCCGAGATCGCGGATGTGGTTCTACCTGCGGCCAGTTTCGCCGAAAAGGACGGCACCTTCTCCAATACTGAAAGACGCGTTCAGAGAATAAGAAAAATCGTAAACGCTCCGGGAGAAGCCAAACCGGATTGGGAAATAATCGCCGGAATCTCCACGAAAATGGGATATCCGATGAATTACTCGTCAGCAAAGGAAATTTTCGAAGAAATTGCAAAGGTCACGCCGAGTTACGCGGGAATTAGTTATGAACGTATTGAAAAAGAGGGCATCCAATGGCCTTGTCCCACGCCGGAACACCAGGGAACCAAATTTTTGCACAAAGACAGGTTTGCGCGAGGTCTCGGACTTTTTCACGCGGTTGAATATATACCGGCGGCGGAACTTCCCGATAAGGAATATCCTTTTATTCTTTCCACAGGCCGTGTGCTTTATCACTACCATACAGGCACGATGACGCGTCTGGCATCGGGATTAAACGAGCGGTGTCCTGAAAGTCTTATTGAAATCAATGAGATTGATGCCACCAAACTCGGCATAACAGAAGGACAAATGATTAAAGTAACATCGAGACGCGGCACGCTGAAGGCAAAAACACAAATAACCAGGAAAAGTGCCCAAGGAACAATATTTATGAACTTCCATTTTGCGGAGGCAGCGGTTAACCTGCTGACCAATCCGGCTTTGGACCCCATAGGCAAAATTCCTGAATATAAAGTCTGTGCGGTAAAACTGGAAGCTGCCTGATCATCGTTATTCAGGATATTGTCCAGTAAAAAATATCAGAAAAACTGAATATGCCTCTTGCAAGGGGCATATTCTTTAATGTATAGGACGTGTGTCTTTTTTGTTTTGTACATGACACGATAAAAGCCCTTTATAATTCCAATGCCAAGGTTTTTTGAAGTGTCACCAACTTAATTTAGCCTTTAAAAGGCAAGGAGGGAATGTGAATGGCAAATGAAAATTTGGAAAGTAAGCGATGGTTGATCGCTGGGGCCGCTGTTGTCATGCAGCTCTGTCTGGGCACCGTGTACGCCTGGTCTGTCTTTAAAAACCCTTTGATGAAAATGCATGGTTGGGATGGCAAGACTGTTCAGTACACCTTCATGATTCTCATGGGCATCCTTGGAACGGCTGCCGCCTTTGGCGGAACACTGGTTGACAAGAAGGGCCCCCGTTTCGTGGCCACAATTGGTGGTATTCTTTTCGGTGTCGGAACCCTGGTAGCTGGTTACGCTGATCAGGTGGGCAGTATTGCTCTTCTGTATGTTGGTTTTGGCGTGATTGGCGCCTTGGGAAATGGTTTCGGCTATGTAACCCCAATTGCCACCTTGATCCGCTGGTTTCCTGATAAACGAGGTCTGGTAACCGGTCTGGCCGTTATGGGCTTTGGCGCTGGCGCTTTTTTTATGGGAAAAATAGCTCCGATCATGATCAAGTCCTACCAGCAGATTGACCCCACCGGCAAAATAATCGCCTCCGGTGTATCCACCACTTGGTATATCTGGGGTGTGATATTCCTGATCCTTGTAACCGGAGCCGCGCAGTTTTTCAAAAATCCTCCTCAAGGATGGCTGCCCGCCGGTTTCAAGCCACCCGCAAGCACTGTTTCCGCGGCTAATTCTTTCACCTTGGGCGAAGCCGTTAAAAAGCCTCAATGGTGGATGCTCTGGTCCATGCTGTGCCTCAACGTATCCGCTGGTCTGGGCCTCATTTCCCAGCACTCTCCGCTTGCC harbors:
- a CDS encoding ATP-binding protein, which encodes MHWEFPVTGGNFSSAGEAAGKIKNILKKLGIAYEVIRRVSIASYEAEMNITSYADEGKLLLEIDPLEISITASDKGPGIPDIAKAMLEGFSTATPAIREMGFGAGMGLPNIQRVADWMVINSTVGKGTETKFKIFLNT
- the fdhF gene encoding formate dehydrogenase subunit alpha, producing the protein METKILVTIDGKEVEAKPGQTILECAKANGIFIPTLCHYSKTTNVGACRVCLVEVEKARSLVASCCMPLSPDMVIRTDTKQVRDAQKMVIELLWSSGDHNCLTCEQNGQCELQDLVYWLKIEKPRFDIEPPGYSLDKSNTMIQRDLNKCILCGRCVRACNEIQVNEVLDFSNRGSYAKVGPAFDADYINSTCVFCGECLQVCPTGAITFKQAKFAGRPWELAKTRTTCTYCGVGCQMDVFTKDDQIVKISGNRDYGKPNDGSLCVKGRFGMDFIQHPNRLKKPLIRRNKNEDLKEATWDEAYTFIADKLASIKKTNGADSIAGLSSARCTNEENYIFQKFMRAAIGTNNVDHCARLUHSVTVAGLAAAFGSGAMTNSIDELEFTDLILATGTNTTENHPVIGMKVKRAVRQQGTKLIVIDPREIDLVKYADIWLRQKPGTDVAVLNGLMNVIIAEGLYAKEYVAERTEGFEALKATVEKYTPKYVEKISAVPAEDLKKAARLYAKANRASIIYAMGLTQHISGTDNVKTIANLSMICGNVGIEGGGVNPLRGQNNVQGACDMGGLPNVFPAYQPVANEEARKKFETAWNATLSGKPGLTIIEMMTAAGRGDIKAIYIMGENPLLSDPDLHHVKKELQKLDLLVVQDIFLTETAEIADVVLPAASFAEKDGTFSNTERRVQRIRKIVNAPGEAKPDWEIIAGISTKMGYPMNYSSAKEIFEEIAKVTPSYAGISYERIEKEGIQWPCPTPEHQGTKFLHKDRFARGLGLFHAVEYIPAAELPDKEYPFILSTGRVLYHYHTGTMTRLASGLNERCPESLIEINEIDATKLGITEGQMIKVTSRRGTLKAKTQITRKSAQGTIFMNFHFAEAAVNLLTNPALDPIGKIPEYKVCAVKLEAA
- a CDS encoding ATP-binding protein, which produces MLELAAHILDIAENSVRAGAKLIEIAINEDTANDSLSIEIIDDGHGMNQEEIKKVLDPFYTTKTVRSVGLGIPLLADAAQRSGGSLQIESQKGKGTAVKSTFCLSHVDRQPMGNLISTLIILIAGNLDVDFFYKYRHNNQRFELDTRVIRKEIEDVPINHPEILTYIREVLEEGLSEIKPEA
- a CDS encoding 4Fe-4S dicluster domain-containing protein: MSDFHSVRLIDDKCKGCTHCIRTCPTEAIRVRNGKAIIIGERCIDCGECIRTCPNGAMIAVTEQLSEIQKYKYKIAIPAPSFVSQFSRRYKIEKVLSGFLFMGFDEIMEVGLGADLVSAAITEYLNSLGALLPRPVISSACPAVVRLIQVKYPGLVGNIMPMQSPMEITARYVRRKAAEKTGVNPSEIGVFFITPCPANATVIKQPIGMDRSNVTGVIAIRDMVNFVKLNFERIVEKSDIQRASNIGIGWGRRDGEIEAIDIPNRLSVDGIHHVSKMLEKIEEGGFRNIHFMEARACVGGCVGGVLMVENPFVAKLKLDLVSKEIGSKNIEFFKKVQSEIPKEDYLLGAKILSRPITSLSPDMREAMRKLKEIESLTSDLPGIDCGSCGCPTCRAFAEDVVNGLVIRMDCLFDHRQRVQSLAQEIFALAGKLPHVMQNKEA
- a CDS encoding PHP domain-containing protein, whose translation is MLKVFNCDLHVHTCLSPCAELDMHPMALVQQAIETKLDMIAICDHNSSANVPYVLKAAKASKLKILPGMEITTSEEVHLLAIFDSMSKLTLMQNIIDQHLAGVNDENLFGVQAIVNEIGEVEGINNQFLIGATDLSLDTLIGRIHEFEGLAIAAHIDRESFSVLSQLGFIDDHADFDALEITPRTGFEQARIKYSELSKFSFIVSSDSHFIKDIGQGFTRMILGEPTFTELKMALKKQNGRYVMEQPC
- a CDS encoding serine kinase; amino-acid sequence: MKKTVPVAENYLYCNCFDIEGGNFKMNLETIVKELSLDVRCAPENLKNNVTGGYTGDLLSDVIANSREGYIWITRQVHQNIVAVASLKDHAGIILINSCQPTKETLEKASQEKIPLMVSDLPAFELTGKIYNLLGKKD
- a CDS encoding DRTGG domain-containing protein; the protein is MKLSEIKEILNADVIVGAEHLDLEIKTAFGADLMSDVLAFAKTGSLLLTGLTNSQVIRTANILDIAAIILVRGKKPSAETINLAKELKIPLLTTKFILFETAGRLYAKGIVGCLEKVEKDSARS
- a CDS encoding NAD(P)H-dependent oxidoreductase subunit E: MKSEDTELLKEFTPEQVTKLDGIIEKFKGKPGGLIPVLEEAQVALEFIPLSVQKRIASGLNLPLSRVYGVVTFYSFFTMTPRGKHTVRVCLGTACYVRGGKALTDALEKQFGIKQGETTADRMFTLESVRCLGACGLGPVVVVDDDVHGRLKPGKVKEVLSQYD
- a CDS encoding OFA family MFS transporter produces the protein MANENLESKRWLIAGAAVVMQLCLGTVYAWSVFKNPLMKMHGWDGKTVQYTFMILMGILGTAAAFGGTLVDKKGPRFVATIGGILFGVGTLVAGYADQVGSIALLYVGFGVIGALGNGFGYVTPIATLIRWFPDKRGLVTGLAVMGFGAGAFFMGKIAPIMIKSYQQIDPTGKIIASGVSTTWYIWGVIFLILVTGAAQFFKNPPQGWLPAGFKPPASTVSAANSFTLGEAVKKPQWWMLWSMLCLNVSAGLGLISQHSPLAQDIYKKTYGLTGDLTPEQLVIVAAAGGAIVAYAAIFNGLGRLFWAKISDNIGRKMVFLIMFATQAIMYVLVAKGYVASYYLFMVVSCYLLACYGGGFATMPAFAADSFGPANIGKVYGFMLTAWSVAGLIGPYVFEAFKPQALFIAAGLLTVGFFIALAYKPPKGKNS
- a CDS encoding (2Fe-2S) ferredoxin domain-containing protein; this translates as MAKLTIDDLKKIKEKVHKEMSLRDGDRRVKVTVHMGTCGIASGAKEVMDTLLQEIETAGANDVIVTTSGCMGLCSREPLVTVEVLNQVPIKYEYMNPNKM